Genomic DNA from Turicibacter faecis:
AAATAATCTAATAGTATTGATTTACTCTCTAAATTCGGATGATTCGCAAAATATTTGATAATACTTAAACAGATTTCCTTGTGAGAATCTCTGCCTTCCGATAAAATTTCACAGAGTTTCTTTTCAACCATTGGACATGGAACAACGGTAAAATACTGAATCAATAAGAGTTGAAAATCATCTTCAGCCTCTTTAAAGTTTCTTATTAAAAAACGATTTAATTCATCGTAATCTCCACTAAACTGTTGCATAATACCTATTAGCACTTTATTATTATATAATTCAAAATCTTTATAGCTACTAGTCAAGGCCTTAGCAAAAATCGAACTATTTCCAATTTGAGCTAAGGAGGTTAAAACGTTCAATTTTAAATACATAGAGTTTTTATTCAACTTTTTTAATAACCATTGATTGATAAAGGGTAAATCCATTTGATAGTACCCGAAGAGTTTGGCAAGCTTTAACTCTTCAATTTCACCCTTTCTCTTATCCAATTTAATCACTCGCTGTAAAAAGCCAATATAAATTTCTACATAGACTTTAAGGATAGGCCTATATTCCTCTATCAGAAATAACTCTTCAATTACTCGATTAAATAAATCAAAATAAATATTACTTTTTAAACATTTCTCAGTTTGGTCGATTGTTTCTTGACTTAACCGATTTCCCATCCTTAATGTATCAAATTGCTCTCTAATTTCAACTTTAAAAGAGGCATGCTTCATTAATTGCTTCTGATGGCGCTGATCCTTTCGAATTCTATAAGATAAGTAAAGCCTCATACAAAAGATTAAATAAATAAAAAAGGTAATCATTAAGGAAATGATAAAGACCTGCATCTCACCGCGTCCTTTCTATTTGTCCCTAAATTCATTTTGTAATAGCGTATAGGCAAGTTTTAATCGTGATTTATATGTTGGATTAACCCATGGCATTAAACGATATTTTTCAGATGGTAATCGAACACTCGAATGATCTGCTTCCACTACCGTCAATCCAATATTTAAATGATTAATAGACATGGAATGAATTCCAAATCGCTGATAATAGTCGTCATGAATTTTTAAATTAGTAGGATCACTAAAGTTTAAAAGTCCCCATGGGATTTTTATCTCTATATAGTTATCTCCCACATAATAATTAGCCAGGGAATTAAATTGATTGGAATTCGGATTAGCATTCCCCTCAATTAATCGTCCTGCTTCTTGTACAATAGCCTCCTCAAATTCTTTTATTTCCTGATTATATGCTTTCGACTTAACCTCGATTAAAATAGGCGTGAACTCATCCATATCCGGAAGAACTTTAATTTCATCGGGATGGATTTGTAAATTCGTTCGC
This window encodes:
- a CDS encoding HEAT repeat domain-containing protein, which gives rise to MQVFIISLMITFFIYLIFCMRLYLSYRIRKDQRHQKQLMKHASFKVEIREQFDTLRMGNRLSQETIDQTEKCLKSNIYFDLFNRVIEELFLIEEYRPILKVYVEIYIGFLQRVIKLDKRKGEIEELKLAKLFGYYQMDLPFINQWLLKKLNKNSMYLKLNVLTSLAQIGNSSIFAKALTSSYKDFELYNNKVLIGIMQQFSGDYDELNRFLIRNFKEAEDDFQLLLIQYFTVVPCPMVEKKLCEILSEGRDSHKEICLSIIKYFANHPNLESKSILLDYLKHNEWEYRVLSAKALQYFSEEDVINQLFIATGDSNWHVRFNSAMALCNFNINQRIKEYILQSKDYYSRDILQYALSLKEKSFQ